In one Pseudarthrobacter oxydans genomic region, the following are encoded:
- a CDS encoding SCO4226 family nickel-binding protein produces MPEFMDVHHNMVGITKEALQEAHNADLAIQGDESVDFKSAWADPESGYVYCLSEAPSADAVRRIHERAGHPADEVHPVPIKV; encoded by the coding sequence ATGCCGGAATTCATGGACGTCCACCACAATATGGTCGGAATCACCAAGGAGGCCCTCCAGGAGGCCCACAACGCGGACCTTGCCATCCAAGGCGACGAGAGCGTTGACTTCAAATCGGCCTGGGCCGATCCCGAATCAGGTTATGTCTACTGCCTGTCAGAAGCCCCCTCTGCTGACGCTGTGCGTCGTATCCATGAGCGCGCGGGCCACCCCGCAGACGAAGTACATCCTGTTCCGATCAAGGTCTGA
- a CDS encoding aspartate ammonia-lyase, which translates to MTTVETTAPAPSRSEHDLLGDRDIPAHAYWGVHTLRAVENFPITGQKLSSNMHLVRGLAAVKLAAARTNRELGLLDAERADAIEQACQDVLGGQLADQFVVDVIQGGAGTSSNMNANEVIANRALEILGHPKGDYARLHPNDHVNLSQSTNDVYPTAVKLGTIFAARELLDALAELEEACASKALEFRTVVKMGRTQLQDAVPMTLGQEFGSYAITIGEDRLRLAEAELLIHEINLGATAIGTGLNAPAGYAEAACRHLAEVTGLPLVTAPDLIEATQDVGAFVHLSGVLKRVAVKLSKICNDLRLLSSGPRAGFGEINLPAVQSGSSIMPGKINPVIPEVVSQVAYEVIGNDVTITMAAEAGQLQLNAFEPIIVHSLHKSISHLEAACRTLTARCIRGITANTEHLRRTVEQSIGLVTALNPHLGYATATAIAKEALATGKGVAELVLEHGLLTDAQLQELLSPERLANLSK; encoded by the coding sequence ATGACCACCGTCGAGACAACTGCCCCCGCACCGAGCCGCTCAGAACACGACCTGCTCGGCGACCGCGACATCCCCGCCCACGCCTATTGGGGCGTCCACACGCTCCGGGCCGTGGAAAACTTCCCCATCACCGGCCAAAAGCTCTCGTCCAACATGCACTTGGTCCGCGGACTGGCAGCGGTCAAGCTGGCCGCCGCCCGCACCAACCGGGAGCTTGGCCTGCTGGACGCCGAACGCGCGGACGCCATCGAGCAGGCCTGCCAGGACGTCCTGGGCGGCCAGCTGGCCGACCAGTTCGTGGTGGACGTCATCCAGGGAGGTGCCGGGACGTCGTCGAACATGAACGCCAACGAGGTCATCGCCAACCGCGCCCTCGAAATCCTGGGCCACCCCAAGGGCGACTACGCCCGCCTCCACCCCAATGACCACGTCAACCTCAGCCAGTCCACCAACGACGTGTACCCCACGGCGGTCAAGCTGGGCACCATCTTCGCTGCGCGGGAACTGCTGGACGCGCTGGCGGAACTGGAAGAGGCCTGCGCCTCGAAGGCCCTGGAATTCCGCACCGTGGTCAAGATGGGCCGCACCCAGCTGCAGGACGCGGTCCCCATGACCCTGGGCCAGGAATTCGGCAGCTACGCCATCACCATCGGCGAAGACCGGCTGCGCCTCGCCGAGGCCGAACTGCTGATTCACGAGATCAACCTTGGCGCCACCGCCATCGGCACCGGCCTGAATGCCCCCGCCGGCTATGCGGAAGCAGCATGCCGCCACCTGGCGGAAGTCACCGGCCTGCCGCTGGTGACCGCGCCGGACCTGATCGAAGCCACCCAGGACGTGGGCGCCTTCGTCCACCTGTCCGGTGTACTCAAGCGCGTGGCCGTGAAGCTGTCCAAGATCTGCAACGACCTCCGCCTGCTCTCCTCCGGCCCCCGCGCCGGATTCGGCGAAATCAACCTCCCGGCCGTCCAGTCCGGCTCCTCCATCATGCCCGGCAAGATCAACCCGGTGATCCCGGAAGTGGTCAGCCAGGTGGCCTACGAAGTCATCGGAAATGACGTCACCATCACCATGGCCGCCGAAGCCGGGCAGCTCCAGCTCAACGCCTTCGAACCCATCATCGTCCACAGCCTCCACAAGAGCATCTCCCACCTGGAAGCCGCGTGCCGCACCCTTACGGCCCGCTGCATCCGGGGCATCACCGCCAACACCGAACACCTCCGCCGCACGGTGGAACAGTCCATCGGCCTGGTCACGGCCCTCAATCCCCACCTGGGCTACGCCACCGCCACCGCCATCGCCAAGGAAGCCCTCGCAACAGGCAAGGGCGTAGCCGAACTGGTCCTGGAACACGGACTCCTCACGGACGCGCAGCTCCAGGAGCTCCTCAGCCCCGAACGCCTCGCCAACCTCAGCAAGTAG
- the ggt gene encoding gamma-glutamyltransferase — protein MPYPGRRLAAVTAALAMSVTTGAIMSPAASADERQTQKQPVATGYGGAVSTVDPEASAAAIEVLREGGNAVDAAVAAAATLGVTEPYSAGIGGGGYFVYYDADSGKVSTIDGRETAPAAMPRDAFIDPATGAAYPFRKQATSGMSVGVPGTPATWERALERWGSVSLEEALEPAIEVATRGFVVDATFQQQTLDNKDRFQPFTSTSELFLPGGDAPAVGTIFKNPGLADTYQLLAKKGMKAFYKGPLAKEIAETVQNPPMVPGSALPGPAGVMTTKDLKDYEALDQEPTHVNYRGYDVYGMAPSSSGGTTVGEALNILEVFDLPSLKADVPKVLHHYLEASALAFADRAKYVGDPAFVDVPTNALLDPVFGKERACEINPLAAAVKPLQTAGDVTSYDGVCPVKPAALADEKDTENISTTNLTVSDKWGNVVEYTLTIEQTGGSGIVVPGRGFILNNELTDFSVVYSETDPNRIQPGKRPRSSMSPTIVLKEGEPFVALGSPGGSTIITTVLQTLINRIDLGMTISEALAAPRGTQRNTENVVAEQAFIDAYGPVLTSTYKHKLVAAGAPGTSAAEIGAATAIEFLDDGLVVAAAEPARRGGGSAMVVDPAK, from the coding sequence ATGCCATATCCGGGACGCCGGCTCGCTGCCGTAACCGCAGCGCTGGCGATGAGCGTGACCACCGGCGCCATCATGAGCCCCGCCGCTTCCGCTGACGAGCGGCAAACCCAAAAACAACCCGTGGCCACCGGCTACGGCGGTGCGGTCAGCACCGTGGACCCTGAAGCCTCGGCGGCGGCCATCGAAGTCCTCCGCGAGGGCGGCAACGCCGTCGACGCCGCCGTCGCGGCAGCAGCCACCCTGGGAGTCACGGAGCCGTACAGTGCCGGTATCGGCGGCGGCGGCTACTTTGTGTACTACGACGCTGACAGCGGCAAAGTCAGCACCATCGACGGCCGCGAGACGGCCCCGGCCGCCATGCCCCGGGATGCATTCATTGACCCTGCCACGGGTGCGGCATACCCGTTCCGCAAGCAGGCCACGAGCGGCATGTCAGTGGGCGTGCCCGGCACGCCTGCCACATGGGAACGCGCACTCGAGCGCTGGGGGAGCGTCAGCCTGGAGGAGGCCCTTGAACCGGCCATCGAGGTTGCCACCAGGGGCTTTGTTGTAGACGCCACATTCCAGCAGCAGACGCTGGACAACAAGGACCGGTTCCAGCCCTTCACATCCACCAGTGAGCTCTTCCTGCCAGGTGGCGACGCACCGGCCGTGGGGACAATCTTCAAGAACCCCGGCCTCGCCGATACCTACCAGCTCCTGGCCAAGAAGGGCATGAAGGCCTTCTATAAAGGTCCCCTTGCGAAGGAGATCGCGGAGACAGTCCAGAACCCGCCGATGGTTCCCGGTTCCGCCCTGCCCGGCCCGGCGGGGGTCATGACCACCAAGGACCTCAAGGACTACGAGGCGCTGGACCAGGAGCCCACCCATGTGAACTACCGCGGCTACGACGTCTATGGGATGGCCCCGTCCAGCAGTGGTGGAACCACGGTGGGTGAGGCGTTGAACATCCTGGAGGTGTTCGATCTTCCGTCCCTGAAGGCTGACGTGCCCAAGGTGCTGCACCACTACCTCGAAGCCAGCGCGCTTGCCTTCGCGGACCGCGCCAAGTACGTCGGCGATCCCGCCTTTGTGGACGTTCCCACGAATGCGCTCCTGGATCCGGTGTTCGGCAAGGAACGGGCCTGCGAGATCAATCCGCTGGCGGCGGCCGTCAAGCCGCTGCAGACCGCCGGAGACGTCACGTCGTACGACGGCGTGTGCCCGGTGAAGCCGGCAGCGCTCGCCGATGAGAAGGACACCGAGAACATCTCCACCACCAACCTGACCGTTTCAGACAAGTGGGGCAACGTGGTGGAGTACACCCTCACCATCGAGCAGACCGGCGGTTCCGGCATCGTGGTTCCCGGCCGGGGATTCATCCTCAACAACGAGCTCACGGACTTCTCGGTGGTGTACAGCGAAACGGATCCCAACCGGATCCAGCCGGGCAAGCGGCCCCGCTCGTCCATGTCGCCCACCATCGTCCTGAAAGAGGGCGAACCTTTCGTGGCACTCGGCTCGCCGGGCGGTTCCACCATCATCACCACCGTCCTGCAGACGCTCATCAACCGTATTGACCTGGGGATGACCATCTCGGAGGCCCTGGCTGCTCCCCGCGGCACCCAGCGGAACACGGAAAATGTTGTGGCTGAACAGGCATTCATCGATGCGTACGGGCCCGTCCTGACGTCGACGTACAAGCACAAGCTTGTGGCAGCGGGCGCCCCCGGAACCTCGGCGGCAGAAATTGGCGCAGCCACGGCCATTGAGTTCCTGGATGACGGACTGGTGGTCGCCGCGGCCGAGCCGGCAAGGCGCGGCGGCGGATCGGCGATGGTGGTGGATCCCGCCAAGTAA
- a CDS encoding L-lactate dehydrogenase — translation MSGSKLAIVGAGSVGTSLAYAALIRGSAGSIALFDVNAAKADAEVLDLAHGTQFAAAAASVTGGGDIAVTEGADVVVITAGAKQAPGQTRLYLAGTNVRILEDLMPRLLERSPDAVYVLVTNPCDVLTVAAQQISGLPTGRIFSSGTVLDTSRLRWLLARRAGVAVASVHASIIGEHGDTEFPAWSTATIGPIPVRDWKVDGERVFTPDYLAETAREVTQAAYKVIAGKGATNYAIGLSGARIVEALLRDENAVLPVSTVLAGQHGISGVALSLPSIVGRGGVRTVLEMPMDDGEVAALQHSADTLRNTLGTLGI, via the coding sequence ATGTCAGGATCGAAACTCGCCATCGTCGGCGCGGGGAGCGTCGGCACCTCCCTGGCGTACGCCGCCCTCATCCGCGGTTCAGCCGGCAGCATCGCCCTGTTCGACGTCAACGCCGCCAAGGCCGACGCCGAAGTCCTGGACCTCGCCCACGGCACCCAGTTCGCTGCTGCCGCTGCGTCCGTGACCGGCGGCGGTGACATCGCCGTGACGGAGGGTGCGGACGTCGTCGTCATCACCGCCGGGGCCAAGCAGGCGCCGGGCCAGACGCGCCTGTACCTGGCCGGAACCAACGTCCGGATCCTGGAAGACCTCATGCCGCGGCTGCTCGAGCGCTCCCCGGACGCCGTCTACGTCCTGGTCACCAATCCCTGCGATGTGCTCACGGTGGCAGCGCAGCAAATCTCCGGACTTCCAACGGGACGCATCTTTTCGTCAGGAACCGTCCTGGACACCTCCCGGCTGCGGTGGCTGCTGGCACGCCGTGCCGGCGTGGCCGTGGCCAGCGTCCACGCCAGCATTATTGGCGAGCACGGAGATACGGAGTTCCCGGCCTGGTCCACCGCCACCATCGGCCCCATCCCGGTCCGCGACTGGAAGGTGGACGGCGAGCGCGTCTTCACCCCCGATTACCTTGCCGAAACGGCACGCGAAGTGACGCAGGCGGCCTACAAGGTCATTGCCGGAAAGGGCGCAACCAACTACGCCATCGGCCTCTCCGGCGCACGCATCGTGGAAGCGCTCCTTCGGGACGAGAACGCGGTGCTGCCCGTGTCCACGGTCCTGGCGGGACAGCACGGAATCTCAGGGGTGGCGCTCTCCCTGCCGAGCATCGTGGGACGCGGCGGCGTCCGCACCGTCCTCGAAATGCCCATGGACGACGGTGAAGTGGCGGCCCTGCAGCATTCCGCGGATACCCTCCGGAACACGCTGGGCACCCTGGGGATCTGA
- a CDS encoding amino acid permease — MTNPPIPDHIIDGGHAHASETALHAEDKGYRKNLKPRQIQMIAIGGAIGTGLFLGAGGRLNAAGPSLVIAYAVCGFFAFLILRALGELVLHRPSSGSFVSYAREFFGEKAAFVSGWFYWINWATTTIVDITAAALYMNFFGNYIPWMAAVPQWAWALTALIVVLALNLVSVKVFGEMEFWFALIKVAALVIFLIAGTYFVIFGTPVDGQQVGLSLLSDNGGIFPNGLLPMIILMQGVLFAYASIELVGTAAGETENPEKIMPKAINSVVFRIAVFYVGSVILLALLLPYTSYEKGVSPFVTFFGSIGIQGVDVIMNLVVLTAALSSLNAGLYSTGRILRSMSVNGSAPRFASRMNKAGVPYGGIAITAAVSLLGVPLNYLVPAQAFEIVLNVASVGIIMTWATIVLCQIQLKRWADKGWLERPTFRMIGAPYTGYLSLLFLVGVLVMVFIDSPLTMLVTAIASALMVVGWYACRTRIREIAETREGFTGLSPVVANPPAAAFKK, encoded by the coding sequence ATGACGAATCCCCCCATCCCAGACCACATCATTGACGGCGGGCACGCCCATGCCTCCGAGACCGCCCTGCATGCCGAGGACAAGGGCTACCGCAAGAACCTCAAGCCCCGGCAGATCCAGATGATCGCGATCGGCGGTGCGATCGGCACCGGCCTGTTCCTCGGCGCCGGCGGCCGGCTCAACGCCGCGGGCCCGTCCCTGGTCATCGCCTACGCCGTCTGCGGGTTCTTCGCGTTCCTGATCCTGCGCGCCCTGGGCGAACTGGTCCTCCACCGCCCCTCCTCCGGCTCGTTCGTCTCCTACGCCCGCGAATTCTTCGGCGAAAAAGCCGCGTTCGTCTCCGGCTGGTTCTACTGGATCAACTGGGCCACCACCACCATCGTGGACATCACCGCCGCCGCCCTCTACATGAACTTCTTCGGCAACTACATCCCCTGGATGGCAGCCGTCCCGCAATGGGCCTGGGCACTGACCGCCCTGATCGTGGTCCTCGCCCTGAACCTCGTCTCCGTGAAGGTCTTCGGCGAAATGGAATTCTGGTTCGCCCTGATCAAAGTCGCCGCCCTGGTCATCTTCCTCATCGCCGGCACCTACTTCGTCATCTTCGGCACCCCCGTGGACGGCCAGCAAGTCGGCCTGAGCCTCCTCTCGGACAACGGCGGCATCTTCCCCAACGGCCTGCTCCCCATGATCATCCTCATGCAGGGCGTCCTCTTCGCCTACGCCTCCATCGAACTCGTCGGCACCGCCGCCGGCGAAACCGAAAACCCCGAAAAGATCATGCCCAAAGCCATCAACTCCGTGGTCTTCCGCATCGCCGTGTTCTACGTCGGCTCCGTCATCCTCCTGGCCCTGCTGCTGCCCTACACCTCCTACGAAAAGGGCGTCAGCCCCTTCGTCACGTTCTTCGGCTCCATCGGCATCCAGGGCGTGGACGTCATCATGAACCTCGTCGTCCTCACCGCCGCCCTGTCCTCCCTCAACGCCGGCCTCTACTCCACCGGACGCATCCTGCGCTCCATGTCCGTCAACGGCTCCGCCCCGCGCTTCGCCTCCCGCATGAACAAAGCAGGCGTCCCCTACGGCGGCATCGCCATCACCGCCGCCGTCTCCCTCCTGGGCGTCCCCCTGAACTACCTCGTCCCCGCCCAGGCCTTCGAAATCGTCCTCAACGTCGCCTCCGTGGGCATCATCATGACCTGGGCAACCATCGTCCTGTGCCAAATCCAGCTCAAACGCTGGGCCGACAAAGGCTGGCTCGAACGCCCCACCTTCCGCATGATCGGCGCCCCCTACACCGGCTACCTCTCCCTCCTCTTCCTCGTGGGCGTGCTCGTGATGGTCTTCATCGACTCCCCCCTCACCATGCTCGTCACCGCCATCGCCTCCGCCCTCATGGTCGTCGGCTGGTACGCCTGCCGCACCCGCATCCGCGAAATCGCCGAAACCCGCGAAGGCTTTACCGGCCTCTCCCCCGTGGTCGCCAACCCGCCGGCGGCCGCCTTCAAGAAGTAA